A DNA window from Actinomycetota bacterium contains the following coding sequences:
- a CDS encoding class I SAM-dependent methyltransferase, with amino-acid sequence MWDLFRNRALWAIVNAQFTDEDARRAWAAAEVTWGLFQVPERELGVLGDVAGLDVIELGCGTAYLSGWLARQGARPVGVDLTPEQLATARRCQEHFGVGFPLIEANAENVPLAGSSFDLVVSEYGASVWCDPERWVAEAARLLRPGGRLVFLTNSVLATLCVPEQEGVAQERLLRPQRGLHRVEWPGGGVEFHPSHGEWIRVLGANGFAVQALHELYAPAGSATHRYYGIATAQWAGQWPAEDLWAAQLTS; translated from the coding sequence GTGTGGGACCTGTTCCGGAACCGCGCCCTGTGGGCCATCGTGAACGCGCAGTTCACCGACGAGGACGCCCGCCGGGCCTGGGCCGCGGCCGAGGTCACCTGGGGACTGTTCCAGGTCCCCGAGCGGGAGCTGGGCGTCCTCGGTGACGTCGCGGGCCTGGACGTGATCGAGCTGGGCTGCGGGACTGCCTACCTGTCCGGCTGGCTGGCCCGGCAGGGCGCGCGACCGGTTGGGGTCGACCTCACCCCGGAGCAGCTGGCCACCGCGCGTCGCTGCCAGGAGCACTTCGGGGTGGGGTTTCCCCTGATCGAGGCCAACGCCGAGAACGTGCCGCTGGCCGGGTCGAGCTTCGACCTGGTGGTCAGCGAGTACGGGGCCAGCGTCTGGTGCGATCCCGAACGCTGGGTGGCCGAGGCGGCCCGGCTGCTGCGCCCTGGTGGGCGGCTGGTGTTCCTGACCAACAGCGTCCTCGCCACCCTCTGCGTCCCGGAGCAGGAGGGCGTCGCCCAGGAGCGGCTCCTGCGGCCGCAACGGGGGCTGCACCGGGTGGAGTGGCCGGGCGGCGGGGTCGAGTTCCATCCCAGCCACGGCGAGTGGATCCGCGTGCTGGGCGCCAACGGGTTCGCGGTCCAAGCCCTGCACGAGCTGTACGCCCCGGCGGGTTCCGCGACCCACCGGTACTACGGGATCGCCACCGCCCAATGGGCCGGCCAGTGGCCGGCCGAGGACCTCTGGGCCGCCCAGCTCACCTCGTGA
- a CDS encoding ABC transporter ATP-binding protein: MREELDLPKEWIVSDAADTSVLRARGLRKEYGKGEGLVRAVDGVDLDIGAGETVAVMGPSGCGKSTLLHLLGGLDRPSGGEVSLNGRRIDNIGEKALARMRRAAVGFVFQAFHLMEELTAVENVELAALLAGRSPRAARRRAQELLEQVGLTDRARFLPSALSGGQRQRVAIARALSNEPLLVLA; encoded by the coding sequence ATGCGAGAAGAACTGGACCTCCCGAAGGAGTGGATCGTGAGCGACGCCGCCGACACGTCCGTGCTCCGCGCTCGCGGGTTGCGAAAGGAGTACGGCAAGGGGGAAGGATTGGTGCGCGCCGTCGACGGGGTCGATCTCGACATCGGCGCGGGAGAGACGGTGGCGGTGATGGGACCGAGCGGTTGCGGGAAGTCCACGCTGCTGCATCTGCTCGGGGGGCTGGACCGGCCCTCGGGTGGAGAGGTGTCGCTGAACGGCCGTCGCATCGACAACATCGGTGAGAAGGCCCTGGCCCGGATGCGGCGGGCTGCCGTCGGCTTCGTCTTCCAGGCCTTCCACCTGATGGAGGAGCTCACCGCCGTGGAGAACGTCGAGCTGGCGGCGCTGCTGGCCGGACGCTCGCCGAGGGCGGCCAGACGGCGTGCCCAGGAGCTGCTGGAGCAGGTCGGGCTCACCGACCGGGCGCGTTTCCTGCCCTCGGCGCTGTCCGGTGGCCAGCGGCAGCGGGTCGCGATCGCCCGGGCGTTGAGCAACGAACCGCTGCTCGTGCTCGCCG
- a CDS encoding PadR family transcriptional regulator has protein sequence MQQEVVLAMLAKEPSHGYQLRARLRDALGPLGDAMNAGHVYVTLTRLEKAGLVAVERSPDGADRSDRKVYALTPTGQQRVAEWIAEVSWPKPDLAEFHLKLIAAAAATLADPLTIVDSQRRELLRRLRDAQRAAMAEPDRSDAALLLEGIVLRLQADLRWLEACEKNWTSRRSGS, from the coding sequence ATGCAGCAGGAAGTGGTGCTGGCGATGCTGGCCAAGGAGCCCTCGCACGGGTACCAGCTGCGCGCGCGGCTGCGCGACGCGCTCGGCCCGCTCGGCGACGCGATGAACGCCGGGCACGTCTACGTCACCCTGACCCGGCTGGAAAAGGCCGGCCTGGTAGCGGTCGAGAGGTCTCCCGATGGCGCCGACCGGTCGGATCGCAAGGTGTACGCGCTCACCCCCACCGGCCAACAGCGAGTCGCCGAGTGGATCGCCGAGGTGAGCTGGCCAAAACCCGACCTCGCGGAGTTCCATCTCAAGCTGATCGCGGCCGCGGCGGCCACGCTGGCCGACCCGCTCACCATCGTCGACAGCCAGCGCCGCGAGCTGCTGCGCCGGTTGCGTGACGCCCAGCGCGCCGCCATGGCCGAGCCGGACCGCTCGGACGCGGCGCTGTTGCTGGAGGGCATCGTGCTCCGGCTGCAGGCGGACCTGCGCTGGCTCGAGGCATGCGAGAAGAACTGGACCTCCCGAAGGAGTGGATCGTGA
- a CDS encoding DUF6325 family protein: MASMGPVEYVVIAFPGNRFKGEIVPAVAELVDNGLVRILDVAFIKKDAAGNTTMFEYDTLDDVLAFGFADVDGEAGGVLNDEDLELAAEGLEPDSSAALIVWEHLWAARVAQAIRDAGGRIVAGERVPPEIVEQALADLTTG, encoded by the coding sequence ATGGCCAGCATGGGACCTGTCGAGTACGTCGTCATCGCGTTCCCGGGCAACCGGTTCAAGGGCGAGATCGTGCCGGCCGTTGCCGAACTGGTCGACAACGGCCTCGTCCGCATTCTCGATGTCGCCTTCATCAAGAAGGACGCCGCCGGGAACACCACCATGTTCGAGTACGACACGTTGGACGACGTGCTGGCGTTCGGGTTCGCCGACGTCGACGGCGAGGCGGGTGGTGTGCTGAACGACGAGGATCTCGAGCTGGCCGCCGAGGGCCTGGAGCCCGACAGCTCGGCGGCGCTGATCGTCTGGGAGCACCTGTGGGCGGCGCGGGTGGCGCAGGCGATCCGGGATGCGGGCGGGCGCATCGTCGCCGGCGAGCGGGTCCCGCCCGAGATCGTGGAGCAGGCACTGGCCGACCTCACGACCGGCTGA
- a CDS encoding cation:proton antiporter has translation MNQWALPTVAVALLAYGAVSGRLRSTPVSQAMVFVAFGLVAGSWFLGLVEADRANRFVRHLAEATLALVLFTDAVRVNLGRLRHESAVPGRLLGIGLPLTIVAGTAAGLALFPQLNLWTAAALATMLAPTDAALGLPVVTNPRLPSRIRQGLNVESGLNDGVCVPLLIIFLTVAQAEEGVGHVEPLKVIAEEIGWGAVGGVVAGALGAWVLRKFGAQGWMEGTWRQITAVATALLAYTAAVALGGSGFIAAFTAGIVYRLVAAGHAKEATFLAEETGELFNAVTFLLFAAVLLGPALGDLDWRIAAYAVGSLTVVRMLPVALAMVGTGMQRATVGFLGWFGPRGLASIVFLLIVLEETELPERPLMAAVVTWTVALSVYAHGLTAGPATNRYADWYDARHEHHGVMAESVPVAEQRPRVPALHQR, from the coding sequence ATGAACCAGTGGGCCCTGCCCACCGTCGCCGTGGCGTTGCTCGCCTATGGCGCGGTGTCGGGGCGGCTGCGGTCCACGCCGGTCAGTCAGGCCATGGTGTTCGTCGCCTTCGGCCTGGTTGCCGGCAGCTGGTTCCTGGGCCTGGTCGAGGCGGACCGCGCCAACCGGTTCGTGCGCCACCTGGCCGAGGCCACCCTGGCCCTGGTGCTGTTCACCGACGCCGTCCGGGTCAACCTGGGCCGGCTGCGGCACGAGTCCGCCGTCCCGGGACGGCTGCTCGGTATCGGCCTGCCCCTCACCATCGTGGCCGGCACCGCGGCCGGGCTGGCCCTGTTCCCCCAGCTGAACCTGTGGACCGCGGCGGCACTGGCCACCATGCTGGCCCCGACCGACGCCGCCCTCGGCCTGCCGGTGGTCACCAACCCACGGCTGCCCTCCCGCATCCGCCAGGGCCTCAACGTCGAGAGCGGCCTCAACGACGGCGTGTGCGTCCCCCTGCTGATCATCTTCCTCACCGTCGCCCAGGCCGAGGAGGGCGTCGGCCATGTCGAGCCCCTCAAGGTGATCGCCGAAGAGATCGGCTGGGGTGCGGTCGGCGGGGTCGTCGCCGGCGCTCTCGGCGCCTGGGTGCTGCGGAAGTTCGGAGCCCAGGGGTGGATGGAGGGGACCTGGCGGCAGATCACCGCGGTGGCGACCGCCCTGCTGGCCTACACGGCGGCGGTCGCCCTCGGCGGGAGCGGCTTCATCGCCGCCTTCACGGCCGGGATCGTGTACCGGCTCGTCGCCGCCGGCCACGCCAAGGAGGCGACCTTCCTCGCCGAGGAGACCGGCGAACTCTTCAATGCCGTCACCTTCCTGCTGTTCGCGGCCGTGCTCCTGGGCCCGGCGCTCGGCGACCTGGACTGGCGGATCGCCGCCTACGCGGTGGGAAGCCTGACCGTGGTCCGGATGCTCCCGGTGGCCCTGGCCATGGTGGGCACCGGCATGCAACGGGCCACCGTCGGGTTCCTGGGCTGGTTCGGACCCCGCGGACTGGCCTCGATCGTGTTCCTGCTGATCGTGCTCGAGGAGACCGAGCTTCCCGAGCGTCCGCTGATGGCTGCGGTGGTGACCTGGACGGTGGCGCTCTCGGTGTACGCCCACGGCCTGACCGCCGGGCCGGCCACCAACCGCTACGCCGACTGGTACGACGCCCGCCACGAGCACCACGGGGTCATGGCCGAGAGCGTCCCCGTGGCCGAGCAGCGCCCTCGCGTTCCAGCACTCCACCAGCGGTGA
- a CDS encoding class I SAM-dependent methyltransferase: MRATDGEELGPLLDEQRAYYRALAADYLDQGLDLPGGDEVTQALDAFQPNGSVLELACGPGVWTGHLLRHASEVTAVDASPEMLAIAAARVGNRRVRFIEADLFTWKPDRRYDVVFFGFWLSHVPAERFASFWSLVADCLKPEGRVFFADDAYRTPDELVEGPSSSTIRRQLPDGTAYRLVKVPHQPADLERRLRRLGWHVKVTSTAGPFYWGAGSPDKRPT, encoded by the coding sequence ATGAGAGCGACTGACGGTGAAGAACTCGGCCCTCTCCTCGATGAGCAGCGCGCCTACTACCGGGCCTTGGCCGCAGACTATCTGGACCAAGGCCTGGACCTTCCCGGCGGCGACGAAGTGACCCAAGCGCTTGATGCATTTCAGCCAAACGGCAGCGTGCTTGAGCTTGCCTGCGGTCCCGGCGTGTGGACCGGCCACCTGCTCCGCCACGCGAGCGAGGTCACCGCTGTCGACGCGTCCCCGGAGATGCTCGCCATCGCGGCAGCCCGCGTCGGCAACCGACGGGTGCGCTTCATTGAGGCCGACCTGTTCACCTGGAAGCCCGACCGCCGCTACGACGTGGTCTTCTTCGGCTTCTGGCTCTCACACGTCCCGGCCGAACGCTTTGCATCCTTCTGGTCGCTCGTGGCTGACTGCCTCAAACCAGAGGGACGCGTGTTCTTCGCCGACGACGCCTACCGCACCCCAGACGAGCTCGTGGAAGGCCCCTCGTCCTCAACCATCCGCCGGCAGCTCCCTGACGGAACCGCCTACCGGCTCGTGAAGGTCCCTCACCAGCCAGCCGACCTCGAACGACGGCTGCGACGACTCGGCTGGCACGTCAAGGTCACGTCGACAGCCGGGCCCTTCTACTGGGGAGCAGGAAGCCCAGACAAGCGCCCCACATAA
- a CDS encoding SHOCT domain-containing protein, with amino-acid sequence MAGTTVVVGLSRRQQAKARQAAAGQPAAPADPIAQLRELAALKEQGALTEEEFTAQKARILGP; translated from the coding sequence ATGGCCGGGACCACCGTGGTGGTCGGACTGTCGCGTCGTCAGCAGGCCAAGGCACGGCAGGCAGCGGCCGGGCAACCCGCGGCTCCAGCCGACCCGATCGCCCAGCTGAGGGAGCTGGCGGCCCTCAAGGAGCAGGGAGCGCTCACCGAGGAGGAGTTCACCGCCCAGAAGGCTCGCATCCTGGGCCCGTGA